A single Methanocaldococcus bathoardescens DNA region contains:
- a CDS encoding P-loop domain-containing protein — MFVDEIINNLKGNEFLNTSLLTKSNKNRLYYAVKQPDGNIKVVLPFVFENKNFLKLSEYREGIEGATQRVIEEIKQEIIKKKRFLQLAGYFGRIYKALYEPLTVVNCDLNLGYDLWRADKYNYIEGDKIYLILRMIFKEKDAKEIVKQINELCNDLDKFIKNISIDLLIDEAKNIINQKYLRDKLDELGLVCFISNDSKPARKYTDVRRHYRIAGPKEVNIPFECPEELEPIEIELKYGKKVKGLGIKKGEIFIITGRNAQGKTTLLQAIDSGRDDHLIGDGREFIITTKSLSKASTGSMEMSGQDISLFFQKLPSGIKGSPKAVYGTASGSMYMAYQIQRSIKNKTKLILIDEDNSAVNLLVSGVLSKWFEGVKSLSEIIMENREKLGDSSFIIVTSSLDLLTALGDRAIYLEDHKAKYLDLNYFREELGRYYLELASKFFGKYGQSSN; from the coding sequence ATGTTTGTAGATGAGATTATAAACAATTTAAAAGGGAATGAATTTCTAAATACATCTCTTTTAACCAAAAGTAACAAAAATAGATTATATTATGCTGTAAAACAGCCAGACGGTAATATAAAGGTAGTTCTTCCATTTGTTTTTGAAAATAAAAATTTTTTAAAACTTTCTGAATATAGAGAGGGAATAGAGGGGGCTACACAAAGAGTTATTGAAGAAATAAAGCAGGAAATAATTAAGAAAAAGAGATTCTTACAATTAGCTGGATATTTTGGTAGAATCTATAAAGCTTTATATGAACCCTTAACTGTAGTGAATTGTGATTTAAATTTAGGGTATGATTTGTGGAGAGCTGACAAATACAACTACATTGAAGGAGATAAGATATATTTAATACTTAGGATGATTTTTAAAGAAAAAGACGCTAAAGAGATTGTTAAACAAATCAATGAGCTTTGCAATGACTTAGATAAATTTATTAAAAACATTTCAATTGATTTATTAATTGATGAAGCTAAAAATATAATAAATCAAAAATATCTTAGGGACAAATTGGATGAACTTGGTTTAGTTTGCTTTATATCTAATGATTCAAAGCCAGCAAGAAAATATACTGATGTTAGGAGACATTATAGAATAGCAGGACCTAAAGAGGTAAATATTCCATTTGAATGTCCAGAAGAACTTGAACCAATAGAGATAGAGCTTAAATATGGTAAGAAAGTTAAAGGATTGGGAATAAAGAAGGGAGAGATATTTATAATCACTGGAAGAAATGCTCAGGGGAAAACAACCCTTCTACAGGCAATAGATAGTGGAAGAGACGACCACCTAATTGGAGATGGGAGAGAGTTTATTATAACTACTAAAAGCTTATCCAAAGCATCAACAGGGAGTATGGAGATGAGTGGGCAAGATATAAGTCTATTTTTCCAAAAGCTACCTTCAGGAATTAAAGGAAGTCCAAAAGCTGTTTATGGAACTGCTTCTGGTTCAATGTATATGGCTTACCAAATACAGAGGTCTATAAAAAATAAAACTAAGCTTATTTTGATAGATGAAGACAACTCGGCTGTAAATTTGTTGGTTAGTGGTGTTTTAAGTAAGTGGTTTGAAGGTGTTAAGTCATTATCTGAAATAATCATGGAAAATAGGGAAAAACTTGGAGATAGCTCTTTTATTATAGTAACAAGTTCGTTGGATTTATTAACTGCTTTAGGAGATAGAGCTATTTACTTAGAAGACCATAAAGCCAAATATCTTGATTTAAATTATTTTAGGGAAGAGCTTGGAAGGTATTATTTAGAGTTAGCATCTAAATTCTTTGGAAAATATGGTCAATCATCAAATTAA
- a CDS encoding 6-hydroxymethylpterin diphosphokinase MptE-like protein: MDMREWEIFYNEIMDDFGFDKSKDVESAVILNDILEKANTIPIDKLKDIIEGREVFIFGAGPSIKKHIKIMKELRKDFPVIVADGACKAFLEEGIIPDIIVSDLDGDLEALIECNKNGSIIVVHAHGDNIERIKEYVPKLKNIIGSCQIPNYRELNLKNVINFGGFTDGDRCCFLAYYFKAKKLILGGMDFGIYITKYSRPNIKSDIAVGDEIKIKKLKYAERLINYLKDKIEIEFLK, translated from the coding sequence ATGGACATGAGAGAGTGGGAGATATTTTACAATGAAATTATGGACGATTTTGGATTTGATAAAAGTAAAGATGTTGAAAGTGCAGTTATTTTAAATGATATTTTAGAGAAAGCTAATACAATACCTATTGATAAACTTAAAGATATTATTGAAGGTAGAGAAGTTTTTATCTTTGGTGCAGGACCGTCAATAAAAAAACATATTAAAATTATGAAGGAATTAAGAAAAGATTTTCCTGTAATAGTGGCTGATGGAGCGTGTAAGGCATTTTTAGAAGAGGGCATAATTCCAGATATTATAGTTTCAGATTTGGATGGAGATTTAGAAGCACTAATTGAATGTAATAAAAATGGCTCTATAATTGTAGTTCATGCACATGGAGATAATATTGAAAGAATTAAAGAGTATGTTCCAAAACTAAAAAATATCATTGGAAGCTGTCAAATACCAAATTATAGAGAGTTAAATTTAAAAAATGTAATTAATTTTGGTGGATTTACAGATGGGGATAGATGCTGTTTTTTAGCTTATTATTTCAAAGCTAAGAAGCTAATATTGGGAGGAATGGATTTTGGAATTTATATAACTAAATATTCAAGACCTAATATAAAAAGTGATATAGCTGTAGGAGATGAAATAAAGATTAAAAAGTTAAAATATGCTGAGAGATTAATAAACTATTTAAAGGACAAAATAGAGATAGAGTTTTTAAAATAA
- a CDS encoding MBL fold metallo-hydrolase → MEIIPLASESLGVRSLATYVKTKDVGILIDPGVALAPDRYGLKPNDVEFEKLKEMRNKINDYAKKCDIITISHYHYDHYTPFFDDIYLESKDYAKELYKDKILLIKHPTEFINKSQMDRAKKFLENAKDIAKKIEFADNKTFKFGKTEIKFSPPFPHGRDDKLGYVLITTVKEGNFKFMHTSDTQGILFDDIREYIIKEKPNLILIGGPPTYLMHRYGKKNLEKTNENLKCIVENTGAELIIDHHLLRDKKFREKINVDFKTVAEFLGEKNLLLEAYRKDIKQGKNINELFG, encoded by the coding sequence ATGGAGATTATTCCTTTAGCTTCTGAAAGCTTAGGAGTTAGGTCTTTGGCAACTTATGTTAAAACAAAGGATGTGGGGATTTTAATAGACCCTGGAGTTGCTTTAGCACCAGATAGATATGGTTTAAAACCAAATGATGTAGAATTTGAGAAATTGAAAGAAATGCGAAATAAAATTAATGACTATGCAAAAAAATGTGACATTATAACAATTTCTCACTACCATTACGACCATTATACACCATTTTTTGATGACATATACTTGGAGTCAAAGGATTATGCTAAAGAACTATATAAAGATAAGATTTTGTTAATAAAGCATCCTACTGAATTTATAAATAAAAGCCAAATGGATAGAGCAAAAAAATTCTTAGAAAATGCTAAAGATATTGCAAAAAAGATAGAATTTGCTGACAACAAAACCTTTAAATTTGGAAAGACAGAAATAAAATTTTCCCCACCATTCCCACACGGGAGAGATGATAAGTTAGGATATGTTTTAATAACAACAGTTAAAGAAGGCAATTTTAAGTTTATGCACACTTCTGACACTCAAGGAATATTGTTTGATGATATTAGAGAGTATATAATTAAAGAAAAACCTAACCTAATACTTATAGGAGGGCCACCAACATATTTAATGCACAGATACGGAAAGAAAAACTTAGAAAAAACTAACGAAAATTTAAAATGCATAGTTGAAAATACAGGGGCTGAGCTTATAATTGACCATCACTTATTAAGAGATAAAAAGTTTAGGGAAAAAATAAACGTTGATTTTAAAACAGTTGCTGAGTTTTTAGGAGAAAAGAATCTGTTATTAGAAGCATACAGAAAAGATATTAAACAAGGAAAAAATATTAATGAGTTGTTTGGATAA
- a CDS encoding DNA-directed DNA polymerase II large subunit has protein sequence MVHVACSENMKKYFENIVSEVKKIYKIAEECRKKGFDPVDEVEIPLAADMADRVEGLVGPKGVAERIRELVKELGKEPAALEIAKEIVEGKFGNFDKEKKAEQAVRTALAVLTEGIVAAPLEGIADVKIKKNPDGTEYLAIYYAGPIRSAGGTAQALSVLVGDFVRKAMGLDRYKPTEDEIERYVEEVELYQSEVGSFQYNPTADEIRTAIRNIPIEITGEATDDVEVSGHRDLPRVETNQLRGGALLVLVEGVLLKAPKILRHVDKLGIEGWDWLKDLMSKKEEKEEEKEEKVDEEEIEEEEEEISGYWRDVKIEANKKFISEVIAGRPVFAHPSKVGGFRLRYGRSRNTGFATQGFHPALMYLVDEFMAVGTQLKTERPGKATCVVPVDSIEPPIVKLKNGDVIRVDTIEKAIEVRDRVEEILFLGDVLVNYGDFLENNHPLLPSCWCEEWYEKLLIANNIEYDKEFIKNPKPEEAVKFALKTKTPLHPRFTYHWHDVSKEDIILLRNWLLKGKEDNFEEKKVWIVDLETEDDKKAKRILELIGCCHLVRNKKVIIKEYYPLLYSLGFDVENKKDLVENIDEILKTAKNSMHLINLLSPFEVRRNTYVYVGARMGRPEKAAPRKMKPPVNGLFPIGNAGGQVRLINKAVEENNTDDIDVSYTRCPNCGKISLYRVCPFCGTKVELDTFGKIKAPLKDYWYAALKRLGINKPGDVKCIKGMTSKQKIVEPLEKAILRAMNEVYVFKDGTTRFDCTDVPVTHFKPNEINVTVEKLRELGYDKDIYGNELVDGEQVVELKPQDVIIPESCAEYFVKVANFIDDLLEKFYNMERFYNVKKKEDLIGHLVIGMAPHTSAGMVGRIIGYTKANVGYAHPYFHAAKRRNCDGDEDSFFLLLDAFLNFSKKFLPDKRGGQMDAPLVLTTILDPKEVDGEVHNMDTMWSYPLEFYEKTLEMPSPKEVKEFMETVEDRLGKPEQYEGIGYTHETSRIDLGPKICAYKTLGSMLEKTTSQLSVAKKIRATDERDVAEKVIQSHFIPDLIGNLRAFSRQAVRCKCGAKYRRIPLRGKCPKCGSNLILTVSKGAVEKYMDVAEKMAEEYNVNNYIKQRLKIIREGINSIFENDKSKQVKLSDFFKMRA, from the coding sequence ATGGTTCATGTTGCATGCTCTGAAAACATGAAAAAATATTTTGAAAACATTGTTAGTGAAGTTAAAAAAATTTACAAAATAGCTGAAGAGTGTAGAAAAAAAGGATTTGACCCAGTTGATGAAGTTGAAATTCCTTTAGCTGCTGATATGGCTGATAGGGTTGAGGGATTAGTTGGGCCGAAAGGCGTGGCTGAGAGAATTAGAGAATTGGTTAAAGAGTTAGGTAAAGAGCCAGCTGCGTTGGAAATAGCTAAAGAAATTGTAGAAGGAAAATTTGGAAACTTTGATAAGGAAAAGAAAGCTGAGCAAGCAGTTAGAACTGCATTGGCTGTATTAACTGAAGGGATTGTTGCTGCACCATTAGAGGGAATTGCAGATGTTAAAATAAAGAAAAACCCAGATGGAACTGAATATTTAGCTATCTATTATGCAGGGCCTATAAGAAGTGCTGGAGGGACTGCTCAAGCTTTATCTGTATTAGTTGGAGATTTTGTTAGAAAGGCAATGGGGTTAGATAGATATAAACCAACAGAGGATGAGATTGAAAGATATGTTGAGGAGGTTGAGCTATACCAATCAGAAGTTGGGAGCTTCCAATACAACCCAACAGCTGATGAGATTAGAACAGCTATAAGAAATATCCCTATAGAGATTACTGGAGAGGCTACTGATGATGTAGAAGTTTCTGGGCATAGGGATTTGCCGAGGGTAGAGACAAACCAACTAAGGGGAGGGGCATTATTAGTTTTGGTTGAGGGGGTCTTGCTAAAAGCTCCTAAAATATTGAGACATGTTGATAAATTAGGAATAGAAGGATGGGATTGGCTTAAGGATTTAATGAGTAAAAAAGAAGAAAAAGAAGAAGAAAAGGAGGAAAAAGTAGATGAAGAAGAAATAGAAGAAGAGGAAGAAGAGATAAGTGGATACTGGAGAGATGTTAAGATAGAGGCAAATAAAAAGTTTATAAGTGAAGTTATTGCTGGAAGACCAGTATTTGCCCATCCATCAAAGGTTGGAGGATTTAGGTTGAGATATGGAAGAAGTAGAAACACTGGCTTTGCTACTCAAGGATTTCACCCTGCTTTAATGTATTTGGTAGATGAATTCATGGCTGTTGGAACTCAGCTAAAAACTGAGAGGCCGGGAAAAGCTACTTGCGTTGTGCCAGTTGATAGTATTGAACCACCAATTGTCAAGCTAAAAAATGGAGATGTTATTAGAGTTGATACAATAGAGAAAGCTATAGAGGTTAGAGATAGAGTTGAGGAAATTTTATTCTTAGGAGATGTTTTAGTTAATTATGGGGATTTCTTAGAGAATAATCATCCTTTATTGCCAAGCTGTTGGTGTGAAGAGTGGTATGAGAAGCTATTGATAGCTAATAATATAGAGTACGATAAAGAGTTCATAAAAAATCCAAAGCCTGAAGAAGCTGTTAAATTTGCTTTAAAAACAAAAACTCCATTGCATCCAAGATTTACATACCATTGGCACGATGTTAGCAAGGAAGATATAATCTTATTAAGAAATTGGCTGTTAAAAGGAAAAGAAGATAATTTTGAAGAGAAAAAGGTTTGGATTGTTGATTTAGAGACAGAAGATGACAAAAAAGCAAAAAGAATTTTAGAATTAATTGGTTGCTGTCATTTAGTTAGAAATAAAAAGGTTATAATTAAAGAATATTATCCTTTACTCTACTCATTGGGCTTTGATGTTGAAAATAAAAAAGATTTAGTTGAAAATATAGATGAAATTCTAAAAACAGCCAAAAATAGCATGCATCTCATAAACTTATTATCACCTTTTGAAGTTAGAAGAAACACCTATGTCTATGTTGGAGCAAGGATGGGAAGGCCAGAGAAGGCAGCACCAAGAAAAATGAAGCCCCCAGTTAATGGGCTGTTCCCAATAGGTAATGCTGGAGGGCAAGTTAGATTGATAAACAAGGCAGTTGAAGAGAATAACACGGATGATATTGATGTTTCTTACACAAGATGTCCAAATTGTGGAAAAATCTCTTTATATAGAGTCTGTCCATTCTGTGGAACTAAGGTAGAATTAGATACCTTTGGAAAAATTAAAGCCCCATTAAAAGATTATTGGTATGCTGCTTTAAAGAGATTGGGAATAAATAAGCCAGGAGATGTAAAGTGTATTAAAGGGATGACTTCAAAGCAGAAAATTGTTGAGCCATTAGAAAAAGCTATATTGAGGGCGATGAATGAGGTTTATGTCTTTAAAGATGGAACTACAAGATTTGATTGTACAGATGTGCCAGTAACTCACTTTAAACCAAATGAAATAAACGTTACTGTTGAAAAATTGAGAGAACTTGGCTATGACAAAGATATTTATGGCAATGAATTGGTTGATGGAGAGCAAGTTGTTGAGCTAAAGCCACAAGATGTAATTATTCCAGAAAGTTGTGCAGAGTATTTTGTCAAGGTAGCAAACTTTATAGATGATTTATTGGAGAAATTTTATAATATGGAGAGATTTTACAATGTAAAGAAAAAAGAGGATTTAATTGGGCATTTAGTTATTGGTATGGCACCTCACACATCAGCAGGAATGGTTGGAAGAATTATTGGATACACAAAAGCGAATGTTGGATATGCTCACCCTTATTTCCACGCTGCAAAGAGAAGAAACTGTGACGGCGACGAAGATTCTTTCTTTTTGCTATTAGACGCGTTTTTGAACTTCTCTAAAAAATTCCTGCCAGATAAAAGAGGAGGACAGATGGATGCACCACTGGTATTAACAACAATCTTAGACCCAAAGGAAGTTGATGGGGAAGTTCATAACATGGATACAATGTGGAGCTATCCTTTAGAATTTTATGAAAAAACCCTTGAAATGCCTTCACCAAAAGAAGTTAAGGAGTTTATGGAGACTGTTGAAGATAGATTAGGAAAGCCAGAGCAATATGAGGGGATTGGCTATACACACGAAACTTCAAGAATTGATTTAGGGCCGAAAATTTGTGCTTACAAAACCTTAGGCTCAATGTTAGAAAAAACTACTTCCCAACTTTCAGTAGCTAAAAAGATTAGAGCTACAGACGAGAGAGATGTTGCTGAAAAAGTGATACAATCTCACTTTATCCCTGATTTGATTGGAAATTTAAGAGCTTTCTCAAGACAGGCTGTGAGATGTAAGTGTGGAGCTAAATATAGAAGAATTCCATTGAGAGGAAAATGTCCAAAATGTGGCTCTAACTTAATATTAACTGTCTCAAAAGGAGCAGTTGAGAAATATATGGATGTTGCAGAGAAAATGGCTGAAGAATACAATGTAAATAATTATATAAAACAAAGATTAAAAATTATTAGGGAGGGAATAAATTCAATATTTGAGAATGACAAAAGTAAGCAAGTTAAATTAAGCGATTTCTTTAAGATGAGGGCTTAA
- the glgP gene encoding alpha-glucan family phosphorylase — MKPTAYFCMEFAIHQPLKTYAGGLGFLASSHFRAAKRLNQPLVGVSILWSYGYYDQLRDREGKMKVEYIRKYYDFLEDINLKVPVTINNNTVWVKAYKLEENVFGTCPIYFLTTDIPENDDFSRTITHKLYDANNILHIAQQIVLGIGGYKVIKECENVKLFHMNEPHPLPLVFKMIEEYGLEYTREHAVFTTHTPLPEGNETQDINLLKSMGFFGNVDVKLAERLGGNPFNYTVCALRTCKRANAVSKKHKEVCDRMWSWVKDRCEIIAITNAQDRYYWQDPVIREAAKKYDIDMLRERKMELKEILFEEVADQTGKLFKKDRLTVVWARRFTAYKRPHILLHDEMRLLELLKKKKIQVIWAGKPHPNDHNMIATFNWIVSKTRDMKGATILTGYELKLSKMLKQGSDIWLNTPKLNHEASGTSGMTASMNASIHMSTLDGWHVEWAKMYPDDSFTIGDGVRDDDAYVANCIYNLLEEVADMYDTERWWMKACNCVNHIVEYFDAERMAKEYAEKLYK; from the coding sequence ATGAAACCAACTGCTTATTTCTGTATGGAATTTGCAATCCATCAACCTTTAAAAACCTATGCTGGAGGGTTAGGATTTTTAGCCAGCTCACATTTTAGGGCTGCTAAAAGATTGAATCAACCTCTTGTGGGGGTTTCAATATTATGGAGTTATGGATATTACGACCAATTGAGAGATAGAGAAGGGAAAATGAAAGTTGAATATATAAGAAAATACTATGATTTTTTGGAAGATATTAATTTAAAAGTCCCAGTTACAATAAATAACAACACTGTATGGGTTAAAGCTTATAAATTAGAAGAAAATGTTTTTGGAACATGCCCTATTTATTTTCTAACAACAGATATTCCAGAAAATGATGATTTCTCAAGAACTATAACTCATAAATTGTATGATGCCAACAACATACTTCATATAGCTCAACAGATTGTTTTGGGTATTGGAGGATATAAGGTTATAAAAGAATGTGAAAACGTAAAGCTTTTCCACATGAATGAGCCTCATCCTTTACCTTTAGTCTTTAAGATGATAGAAGAGTATGGACTTGAATATACAAGAGAACATGCTGTTTTCACTACTCACACACCTTTACCAGAAGGAAATGAAACCCAAGACATAAATTTATTAAAATCCATGGGGTTCTTTGGAAATGTTGATGTAAAATTAGCTGAAAGATTGGGAGGAAATCCATTTAACTACACAGTTTGTGCCTTAAGAACTTGTAAGAGAGCCAATGCTGTCTCTAAAAAGCATAAAGAAGTCTGCGATAGAATGTGGAGTTGGGTTAAAGATAGATGTGAAATAATAGCTATAACAAATGCTCAAGATAGATACTATTGGCAAGACCCTGTTATTAGAGAGGCCGCAAAAAAATATGACATAGATATGTTGAGAGAGAGAAAAATGGAATTAAAAGAAATTTTGTTTGAGGAGGTTGCTGACCAAACTGGTAAATTGTTTAAGAAAGATAGATTAACTGTTGTTTGGGCAAGGAGATTCACAGCTTATAAAAGACCACATATATTGCTTCATGATGAGATGAGATTACTCGAGTTATTAAAAAAGAAAAAAATACAGGTTATTTGGGCTGGAAAACCACATCCTAATGACCACAACATGATAGCAACATTCAATTGGATTGTATCAAAAACAAGGGATATGAAAGGAGCTACTATACTAACAGGTTATGAATTAAAGCTGAGTAAGATGTTAAAGCAGGGTTCAGATATATGGCTTAACACACCAAAACTAAATCATGAAGCTTCTGGAACATCTGGAATGACAGCATCTATGAATGCCTCTATTCACATGAGCACCTTAGATGGATGGCATGTAGAATGGGCTAAGATGTATCCAGACGATAGCTTTACAATTGGTGATGGAGTTAGAGATGATGATGCCTATGTGGCTAACTGCATTTACAATTTATTAGAAGAGGTTGCTGATATGTATGATACTGAAAGATGGTGGATGAAAGCTTGTAACTGCGTTAATCATATTGTCGAATATTTTGATGCTGAGAGAATGGCTAAAGAGTATGCTGAGAAACTCTATAAATAA
- a CDS encoding UPF0179 family protein, protein MSKESKITLIGSKLAKTGGEFIYLGEIEECKNCKFKRLCHGNLEAGRKYKIISVRSANHPCMVHEGGVKVVEVVLADLTIMIESKKALEGVVLNHEPIACENFDCEYYNFCNPDGIKEGEKYKIKQILNEKINCPNGKSLKKAVIELIEDK, encoded by the coding sequence ATGAGCAAAGAGAGCAAAATAACCTTAATTGGTAGCAAATTAGCAAAGACGGGAGGAGAATTTATCTATTTAGGCGAGATTGAAGAGTGTAAAAATTGTAAGTTTAAAAGATTATGCCATGGAAATTTGGAAGCTGGGAGGAAATATAAAATAATTTCAGTTAGGTCAGCAAACCATCCTTGTATGGTTCATGAGGGAGGAGTTAAGGTAGTTGAGGTAGTGTTAGCTGATTTAACAATTATGATTGAGTCAAAAAAAGCACTTGAAGGGGTTGTTTTAAATCACGAACCAATAGCTTGTGAGAATTTTGATTGTGAGTATTATAACTTTTGCAATCCTGATGGGATAAAAGAAGGAGAAAAATACAAAATAAAACAGATTCTAAATGAAAAAATAAACTGTCCAAATGGAAAATCATTAAAAAAAGCTGTAATTGAGTTGATTGAAGATAAATAA
- a CDS encoding DHH family phosphoesterase: MITVIGFGSFGRKVVNFIKNKEPITIIDKDIDDADDLVKEGVKVIVGDATEDEVLKKAEIDKADIVLILTNEPEVNRRIAEKVCELSPNSYKIARAIPRYPELYMGLNIDKIINILESGAKDIAKEVEDAKLKRKLMQLKSVLIEGKKKCIRLEKTEDEKKAPLLILTHVNPDPDAIASAMALKTIAEKWGVDADIAYGGSIGYDENKAMVNLLGVNLLNINDIDINDYCVIAVVDTSTLKQLPVEPPNIDIIIDHHNNADLTAEYMDIRPEVGATASILTQYLMELEIEPSRNLATALFYGIQSDTDYFKRETSKLDFEAAAYLQGYIDATLLNMIENPEISTEVMEVLARAIMNRRVVKGNIALAYVGEISNRDALPKAADFLLKMEGISTTFVFGIVGDEIHISARTKDLRLNLGEILNKAFGGGGHQTAAAAKIPLGIFKAVSDKEALRKLVEEAIRAKILEVIGIKEDEK; the protein is encoded by the coding sequence ATGATAACCGTAATAGGTTTTGGTTCTTTTGGTAGAAAAGTTGTGAATTTTATTAAAAATAAAGAACCTATAACAATTATTGATAAAGACATTGATGATGCTGATGATTTGGTAAAAGAAGGCGTAAAAGTGATTGTTGGTGATGCTACTGAAGATGAAGTATTAAAAAAAGCTGAAATTGATAAAGCGGATATTGTATTAATATTAACAAACGAGCCAGAGGTTAATAGAAGGATAGCTGAAAAAGTTTGTGAGTTAAGCCCCAACTCATACAAAATTGCAAGGGCTATTCCAAGATATCCAGAGCTTTATATGGGGTTAAATATAGATAAAATCATAAATATCTTAGAGAGTGGAGCTAAGGATATTGCAAAGGAAGTTGAAGATGCAAAATTAAAAAGAAAATTAATGCAGCTAAAATCTGTATTAATAGAAGGTAAGAAAAAATGCATAAGGTTAGAAAAAACTGAAGATGAGAAAAAAGCACCTCTTCTAATATTAACACATGTAAATCCAGACCCTGATGCAATAGCAAGTGCAATGGCTTTAAAAACAATTGCTGAAAAATGGGGTGTTGATGCAGACATTGCTTATGGAGGAAGTATTGGCTATGATGAAAATAAAGCAATGGTTAATTTATTGGGGGTAAATCTTCTAAATATCAATGATATAGATATAAATGACTATTGTGTTATTGCAGTTGTAGATACATCTACATTAAAACAACTACCAGTAGAGCCTCCAAACATTGATATAATTATAGACCATCACAATAATGCTGATTTAACTGCTGAATATATGGATATTAGACCAGAGGTTGGGGCTACTGCTTCTATTTTAACACAATATCTTATGGAATTGGAAATAGAGCCGTCAAGGAACTTAGCAACAGCTTTATTCTATGGAATACAATCAGATACTGATTACTTTAAAAGAGAAACATCAAAATTAGATTTTGAAGCAGCTGCCTATCTTCAAGGCTATATAGATGCTACTCTCTTAAATATGATAGAGAATCCAGAAATTTCCACTGAAGTAATGGAAGTTTTAGCAAGAGCAATAATGAATAGAAGAGTTGTTAAAGGAAATATAGCTTTAGCTTATGTTGGTGAAATAAGCAACAGAGATGCTCTACCAAAAGCAGCTGATTTCTTATTAAAGATGGAAGGAATTTCTACAACATTCGTCTTTGGAATTGTTGGAGATGAAATTCACATATCTGCAAGAACTAAAGATTTAAGGTTAAATCTTGGAGAGATATTAAATAAGGCATTTGGTGGAGGAGGACATCAAACAGCTGCAGCTGCTAAAATTCCTTTAGGAATATTTAAAGCAGTGTCTGATAAAGAAGCTTTGAGGAAATTGGTTGAAGAGGCAATTAGGGCTAAGATATTAGAAGTTATTGGTATAAAAGAAGATGAGAAGTAG
- a CDS encoding radical SAM protein: MIISHISLSDKITLLTYGCNFKCKYCFFKPLSCKKYSVDEILNKILEVNESYRLNKILIAGGEPTLQKDLPELTKLLKDEGFYLMLSTNGYYLKDMLDKLEVDEIHIDVKAYDENKHIYLTSCSNKKVLDCISYIGKNKDEFNFKVEIDTVLIPNIVDLDEIEKIAKFLSNWDLPYRITGYVKYNNNLNAEKPNEAKILKAKEIALKYLSNVSCSLDFRRHKKSKKIII; this comes from the coding sequence ATGATAATTTCCCACATCTCTTTAAGTGATAAAATAACTCTCCTAACTTATGGATGTAATTTTAAATGTAAATACTGCTTTTTCAAACCCTTATCTTGTAAAAAATATTCAGTAGATGAGATTTTAAATAAAATTTTAGAAGTTAATGAGAGTTATAGATTGAATAAAATTTTAATTGCTGGTGGTGAGCCAACATTACAAAAAGATTTACCTGAACTAACAAAACTATTAAAAGATGAAGGTTTTTATCTTATGCTTTCTACAAATGGATATTATTTGAAAGATATGCTTGATAAACTTGAAGTTGATGAAATACATATTGATGTGAAGGCTTATGATGAAAATAAACATATATATTTAACTTCCTGCTCTAACAAAAAAGTTTTAGATTGTATAAGTTATATAGGCAAAAATAAAGATGAGTTTAATTTTAAAGTTGAAATAGATACAGTTTTAATTCCAAATATTGTTGATTTAGATGAAATTGAAAAAATAGCTAAGTTTTTAAGTAATTGGGATTTGCCTTATAGAATTACAGGATATGTAAAATATAACAACAATTTAAATGCAGAAAAACCAAATGAAGCTAAAATATTAAAAGCAAAAGAAATTGCTTTAAAATATCTTTCCAATGTATCTTGCTCCTTAGATTTTAGGAGGCATAAAAAATCCAAAAAGATTATTATTTAA